A genome region from Streptomyces sp. S4.7 includes the following:
- a CDS encoding GntR family transcriptional regulator: MTSERTSGREKAYAFLKENVLTDPDRQGEFLSEQELADRIGVSRTPIREALLLLAAEDLVRLVPKRGAQIVPLSGREITEVMELRGIVERYAAEQVVPEDRDLLAELTELLERQRALSGPEHAKEFIAVDHLFHATIVAAAGNSLLNRHYDGLRSRQIRVGVVALYNQQGRQESVLTEHRAILAAIASGDRRAARIAIDSHLESTLKVLLAG; the protein is encoded by the coding sequence ATGACGTCGGAACGGACCTCGGGCCGGGAGAAGGCGTACGCGTTCCTCAAGGAGAACGTCCTGACCGACCCGGACCGGCAGGGTGAGTTCCTCTCCGAGCAGGAGCTCGCCGACCGTATCGGGGTCTCCCGCACCCCCATCCGCGAGGCACTGCTGCTCCTCGCGGCCGAGGATCTCGTACGGCTGGTGCCCAAGCGCGGGGCGCAGATCGTACCGCTGTCGGGGCGGGAGATCACCGAGGTGATGGAGCTGCGCGGCATCGTCGAGCGGTACGCGGCGGAGCAGGTCGTCCCCGAGGACCGGGATCTCCTGGCGGAGCTGACCGAACTCCTCGAGCGTCAGCGCGCGTTGAGCGGGCCCGAGCACGCGAAGGAGTTCATCGCGGTGGATCACCTCTTCCACGCGACAATCGTCGCCGCGGCGGGCAATTCCCTGCTCAACCGACACTACGACGGGCTCCGCAGCCGGCAGATCCGGGTGGGTGTGGTGGCTCTCTACAACCAGCAGGGCCGCCAGGAGTCCGTACTGACCGAGCATCGGGCGATCCTGGCGGCGATCGCCTCCGGTGACCGGCGTGCCGCGCGTATCGCGATCGACAGTCATCTGGAGTCGACTCTCAAGGTCCTGCTGGCGGGCTGA
- a CDS encoding carbon-nitrogen hydrolase family protein, with protein sequence MRIALSQITTGPHPGQNLAVLREQARRAADADARVVVFPEAAMACFGTPLAPLAEPLDGPWATAVRRIAKETGLVLVAGMFTPAPDGKVANTLLATGPGVEAAYDKIHLYDAFGYAESDSVAPGSEIVTIEVDGARIGLATCYDVRFPELFRAHADAGAVLSLLLASWGAGPGKREQWELLTRARALDATLWLAAVGQADPAASGTPATSNAPTGIGHSALIGPDGTVQQRLGEGPGMLLADLDLDEVSAVRRAVPVLANRRLRLEG encoded by the coding sequence GTGCGCATCGCACTGAGCCAGATCACCACCGGCCCCCACCCCGGGCAGAATCTCGCGGTCCTCCGCGAACAGGCCCGTCGAGCGGCCGACGCGGACGCCCGCGTCGTCGTCTTCCCCGAAGCCGCGATGGCCTGCTTCGGGACTCCTCTGGCACCGCTGGCCGAACCGCTCGACGGCCCATGGGCCACAGCCGTCCGCCGGATCGCCAAGGAGACCGGACTCGTCCTGGTCGCGGGCATGTTCACGCCGGCCCCGGACGGGAAAGTCGCCAACACCCTGCTCGCCACCGGTCCCGGTGTCGAGGCGGCCTACGACAAGATCCACCTCTATGACGCCTTCGGCTACGCCGAGTCCGACTCCGTGGCACCCGGCTCCGAGATCGTCACCATCGAAGTCGACGGCGCCCGTATCGGCCTCGCCACCTGCTACGACGTCCGCTTCCCCGAGCTGTTCAGGGCGCACGCCGACGCGGGAGCGGTCCTCTCGCTGCTGCTCGCCTCGTGGGGTGCCGGACCCGGCAAGCGCGAGCAGTGGGAGCTGCTCACCCGCGCCCGCGCCCTCGACGCCACCCTCTGGCTCGCGGCCGTGGGCCAGGCGGACCCGGCGGCGTCCGGCACTCCCGCGACCTCGAACGCTCCCACCGGCATCGGCCACAGCGCGCTGATCGGTCCGGACGGGACCGTACAGCAGCGCCTCGGAGAAGGGCCGGGGATGCTGCTGGCCGATCTGGACCTCGACGAGGTCTCCGCGGTCCGGCGGGCGGTACCGGTGCTGGCCAATCGCCGCCTGCGGCTCGAAGGGTGA
- a CDS encoding MFS transporter, giving the protein MNKSTSDDGGSAVRRAFLASLTGTALEWYDFAIYSVAAALVFGDVFFPSEDPATGTLLAFSTYAVGYVSRPLGGFVFGRLGDKIGRKKVLIATLVLIGVATLLIGLLPSYATIGVAAPIALVILRFAQGVGVGGEWGGAVLLSSEFGDPRRRGFYASAAQIGPPAGNLMANGVLAALGALLSEDQFVSWGWRVAFLLSGVLVVFGLWIRTKLEETPVFKAMEAEQTRPTAPVREVFATHPRALVAAILSRVAPDVLYALFTVFVLTYATGELGMSRGSALAAVLIGSSFQVFLIPLAGALSDRVNRRLLYGFSALAAGVWPFVFFSMTGGGSWPLLTFGVVVALGIHSFMYGPQAAFIAEQFSPRLRYTGSSLAYTLAGVIGGAVAPLIFTALLDAHDSWVPLALYVAVTAAVTITGLSLGRDGDESGDSVEDATAQSPVGTLTERNSPTEKRN; this is encoded by the coding sequence GTGAACAAGAGCACCAGCGACGACGGCGGGTCCGCCGTACGCCGCGCCTTCCTCGCCAGCCTCACCGGCACCGCTCTGGAGTGGTACGACTTCGCCATCTACTCCGTGGCCGCGGCGCTGGTCTTCGGTGATGTCTTCTTCCCCTCGGAGGATCCCGCCACCGGCACCCTGCTGGCCTTCTCCACGTACGCCGTCGGCTATGTGTCCCGCCCGCTGGGCGGTTTCGTCTTCGGCCGCCTCGGGGACAAGATCGGCCGCAAGAAGGTCCTCATCGCGACCCTCGTACTGATCGGGGTCGCGACCCTCCTCATCGGTCTGCTGCCCTCCTACGCCACGATCGGCGTGGCCGCGCCCATCGCGCTGGTCATCCTCCGCTTCGCCCAGGGCGTCGGTGTCGGCGGCGAGTGGGGCGGGGCCGTACTCCTCTCCAGCGAGTTCGGCGACCCGCGCCGGCGCGGCTTCTACGCCTCGGCCGCGCAGATAGGCCCGCCGGCCGGCAACCTCATGGCCAACGGCGTGCTCGCGGCACTCGGCGCGCTGCTGTCCGAGGACCAGTTCGTGTCCTGGGGCTGGCGTGTGGCGTTCCTGCTCTCCGGGGTTCTCGTCGTCTTCGGCCTGTGGATCCGTACCAAGCTGGAGGAGACCCCCGTCTTCAAGGCGATGGAGGCCGAACAGACGCGCCCCACGGCCCCGGTTCGCGAGGTGTTCGCCACACACCCCCGTGCGCTGGTGGCCGCGATCCTGAGCCGCGTCGCCCCGGACGTGCTGTACGCGCTGTTCACCGTCTTCGTGCTGACCTACGCGACGGGCGAACTCGGCATGTCGCGCGGCTCGGCGCTCGCCGCCGTACTCATCGGATCCTCCTTCCAGGTCTTTCTCATCCCCCTGGCCGGGGCCCTGTCCGACCGCGTCAACCGGCGCCTGCTGTACGGGTTTTCGGCCCTCGCCGCCGGGGTGTGGCCGTTCGTGTTCTTCTCCATGACCGGCGGCGGGAGCTGGCCGCTGCTCACCTTCGGCGTCGTGGTGGCGCTGGGCATCCACTCGTTCATGTACGGGCCGCAGGCGGCGTTCATCGCCGAACAGTTCTCCCCGCGGCTGCGCTACACCGGCTCCTCCCTCGCCTACACGCTCGCCGGAGTCATCGGCGGGGCCGTCGCGCCCCTGATTTTCACGGCGTTGCTCGACGCCCACGACTCCTGGGTGCCCCTGGCTCTCTATGTCGCGGTCACGGCGGCGGTCACGATCACCGGACTGTCCCTGGGCCGCGACGGGGACGAGTCCGGCGACAGCGTCGAGGACGCCACGGCGCAGTCGCCCGTCGGCACCCTCACCGAGCGCAACTCGCCCACCGAGAAACGTAACTGA
- a CDS encoding DUF2848 domain-containing protein, with protein MALLTFELPDGTTRSIDVVQVLNAGYAGRSQADVAAHVAELAELGVPAPSVTPALYPVSPYLAQHTEHVSVQHGRTSGEAEWALVVDGEGELLLTAACDHTDRELEVHGVAWSKNASPDVLARRAWRLADVQERLDDLALRAWVTHDGRETLIQDGTLAELLTPGYWAGVLRERGDLVPGTVLISGTIPMAEGVDQFADRWRVELSDPATGDVIALAYDVVRMPAPIG; from the coding sequence ATGGCGCTGCTCACCTTCGAACTGCCCGACGGCACCACACGGAGCATCGATGTCGTCCAGGTGCTCAACGCCGGCTATGCCGGACGCAGCCAGGCCGACGTGGCCGCGCACGTGGCCGAACTCGCCGAGCTCGGCGTGCCCGCGCCGTCCGTGACGCCGGCGCTCTACCCGGTTTCCCCCTATCTCGCCCAGCACACCGAACACGTCAGCGTCCAGCACGGCCGCACCTCGGGCGAGGCGGAATGGGCCCTGGTGGTGGACGGCGAGGGGGAACTGCTGCTGACCGCCGCCTGCGACCACACCGACCGTGAGCTGGAGGTCCACGGTGTCGCGTGGAGCAAGAACGCGAGCCCCGATGTGCTCGCCCGCCGCGCCTGGCGGCTCGCCGACGTACAGGAGCGGCTGGACGATCTGGCGCTGCGGGCCTGGGTGACCCACGACGGGCGGGAGACGCTCATCCAGGACGGCACTCTGGCCGAGCTGCTCACCCCCGGCTACTGGGCCGGTGTACTGCGTGAGCGCGGCGATCTGGTGCCCGGTACGGTGCTGATCTCCGGCACGATTCCGATGGCCGAGGGTGTCGACCAGTTCGCGGACCGCTGGCGTGTCGAGCTGAGCGACCCGGCCACCGGGGACGTGATCGCCCTCGCCTACGACGTGGTGCGCATGCCCGCCCCCATCGGGTGA
- a CDS encoding thioesterase — protein sequence MRPTAPLGPVTRRRPVDDPTVRLFFFHHAGGSHLLYRGWTRLFPEDWDICLLDAPGRGNAQAIPLIDDCADLVAFFDEALAPLLNRPFAFFGHSVGARVAYALTRRLQERARELPLWLGMSSFRAPQPDSTGPSLSRSLRSDTALRDWLTDTGGAPDRLLSDDSLWNAFAPVLRCDLGLADTWDRETPRTPLPVPLTVFGGTDDTVVPLRQLDNWPRLTADYRGLHTYSGGHFYLNDHRERLAGLITRTVLDQLGPPPRV from the coding sequence ATGAGACCCACCGCCCCGCTCGGCCCGGTCACCCGGCGCCGGCCGGTCGACGATCCCACGGTGCGGCTGTTCTTCTTCCACCACGCGGGTGGCTCCCATTTGCTCTACCGCGGCTGGACGCGCCTTTTCCCGGAGGACTGGGACATCTGTCTGCTGGACGCGCCCGGCCGCGGGAACGCGCAGGCGATACCTCTCATCGACGACTGCGCCGATCTCGTGGCGTTCTTCGACGAGGCCCTCGCCCCGCTGCTGAACCGGCCGTTCGCGTTCTTCGGCCACAGCGTGGGCGCCCGCGTCGCCTACGCGCTCACGCGCCGCCTCCAGGAGAGGGCGCGCGAACTCCCCCTCTGGCTCGGGATGTCCTCCTTCCGCGCACCGCAGCCGGATTCGACGGGGCCGTCACTGAGCCGGAGTCTGCGATCCGACACAGCCCTGCGCGACTGGCTCACAGACACCGGCGGCGCCCCGGACCGGCTGCTGAGCGACGACAGCCTGTGGAACGCCTTCGCTCCGGTGCTGCGCTGCGATCTGGGACTCGCGGACACCTGGGACCGCGAGACACCCAGAACGCCTCTGCCGGTGCCGCTGACCGTGTTCGGCGGCACCGACGACACCGTCGTGCCCCTCCGCCAGCTGGACAACTGGCCGCGCCTGACCGCCGACTACCGCGGGCTGCACACCTATTCGGGAGGCCACTTCTACCTGAACGACCACCGGGAGCGGTTGGCCGGACTCATCACCCGGACCGTGCTCGACCAGCTCGGTCCGCCGCCTCGCGTATAG
- the fabG gene encoding 3-oxoacyl-ACP reductase FabG, which yields MTERRIALVSGGSRGIGRAVVTRLARDGFDVAFCYLSRADAAKETEREAAESGSRVFARQVDVADAGQSRAFIAATEDELGPVDAVVTAAGITRDKPLATMEDAQWHDVLTTNLDGTYHVCRPAIERMAMRRAGCLVTLSSIAGVRGSVGQTNYSASKAGIIGFTRAMAKEYGKFGVRANTVAPGFIETEMTADMSDRARKKYLGQIPLSRFGTSEEVADLVSFLLSPRSSYITGQVLGVDGGLVM from the coding sequence GTGACCGAAAGGCGAATCGCTCTGGTGAGCGGCGGGTCCCGGGGGATCGGCAGGGCCGTCGTCACCAGACTGGCGCGGGACGGATTCGACGTCGCGTTCTGCTATCTCTCCCGCGCCGATGCCGCCAAGGAGACCGAACGAGAGGCGGCCGAATCAGGATCCCGCGTCTTCGCCCGGCAGGTCGATGTCGCCGACGCCGGTCAGAGCCGTGCCTTCATCGCCGCGACGGAGGACGAACTCGGCCCGGTCGACGCCGTGGTGACGGCGGCGGGCATCACCCGCGACAAGCCGCTGGCGACGATGGAGGACGCCCAGTGGCACGACGTGCTGACAACGAATCTGGACGGCACCTACCATGTCTGCCGCCCCGCCATCGAACGGATGGCCATGCGGCGGGCGGGTTGTCTGGTGACGCTGTCCTCGATCGCCGGTGTCCGCGGCAGTGTCGGGCAGACCAACTACTCCGCGTCCAAGGCCGGGATCATCGGATTCACCCGGGCCATGGCGAAGGAGTACGGCAAATTCGGCGTGCGGGCCAATACCGTGGCCCCCGGATTCATCGAAACGGAGATGACGGCCGACATGTCCGACAGGGCCAGGAAGAAATACCTCGGCCAGATTCCGCTGTCGAGGTTCGGCACATCGGAGGAGGTGGCCGATCTGGTCTCCTTCCTCCTGTCCCCGCGGTCCTCCTACATCACCGGCCAAGTCCTGGGCGTCGACGGCGGGTTGGTGATGTGA
- a CDS encoding acyl carrier protein: MDSEELRTIVAESLELEPEEVGDGDHFAEDLGMDSLMVLEISSRLEQRYSISVKDESIGSVENLTELRGLVESLLAGESAA, from the coding sequence GTGGACTCAGAGGAATTGCGCACGATCGTCGCCGAGTCTCTTGAGCTGGAACCCGAAGAGGTCGGTGACGGTGACCACTTCGCCGAGGACCTCGGAATGGACTCGCTGATGGTCCTGGAAATATCGTCCAGGCTGGAGCAGCGCTACAGCATATCGGTGAAGGACGAGTCCATCGGATCGGTGGAGAATCTCACCGAACTGCGCGGTCTGGTCGAGTCCCTGCTGGCCGGGGAGTCGGCGGCGTGA